A single genomic interval of Ramlibacter sp. harbors:
- a CDS encoding FIST C-terminal domain-containing protein, translated as MKLFPCGHATHPQWPMAAGLVLAQLKAQMALRDYAGAPTLGLVYITDHYAPMAQDILEHLSAELPEVTDWSGTVGVGIAASNVEYFDEPALTVMLCALPADQYRVFSGVAPLGAGPGMGFEPHTALIHADGNTPEVAELVAELAARTTTGYLFGGLASSRGEAVQFAVGGNGNIKGQGAASGVFRGGLSGVAFGEGVTLVSRVTQGCLPVGAVREITAAERNVIHELDGKPALDALLADLNISLDEPEAALAAVRATLVGLTHAGDLAGSDMVSRTGNFGTDTRVRHIIGLDPARRGVAVAEVVEPGMRMAFCQRNVQAARADLTRICAEIREELEPEEMSLPVAAALAAPEPQALPHPARRIAGAIYVSCAGRGGPHFGGPSAELQIVRRALGDVPLVGFFAGGEIARHHVYGYTGVLTVFAA; from the coding sequence ATGAAGCTGTTTCCCTGCGGGCACGCCACCCACCCCCAATGGCCCATGGCGGCCGGGCTGGTGCTGGCCCAGCTGAAGGCGCAGATGGCGCTGCGCGACTACGCGGGCGCGCCCACGCTGGGCCTGGTCTACATCACCGACCACTACGCGCCCATGGCGCAGGACATCCTCGAGCATCTGAGCGCCGAGCTGCCCGAGGTCACCGACTGGTCGGGCACCGTGGGCGTGGGCATCGCGGCCAGCAATGTCGAATATTTTGACGAGCCCGCGCTCACCGTGATGCTGTGCGCGCTGCCGGCGGACCAGTACCGCGTGTTCTCGGGCGTGGCGCCGCTGGGCGCCGGGCCCGGCATGGGCTTTGAGCCGCACACCGCGCTGATCCACGCCGACGGCAACACGCCGGAGGTGGCCGAGCTGGTGGCCGAGCTGGCCGCCCGCACCACCACGGGCTACCTGTTTGGCGGCCTGGCCTCCAGCCGCGGCGAAGCGGTGCAGTTCGCCGTGGGCGGCAACGGCAACATCAAGGGCCAGGGCGCGGCCAGCGGCGTGTTCCGCGGCGGCCTGAGCGGCGTGGCCTTTGGCGAGGGCGTGACCCTGGTCTCGCGCGTGACCCAGGGCTGCCTGCCGGTGGGCGCGGTGCGCGAGATCACCGCGGCCGAGCGCAACGTCATCCACGAGCTGGACGGCAAGCCCGCGCTGGATGCGCTGCTGGCCGACCTGAATATCTCGCTGGACGAACCCGAGGCCGCGCTGGCCGCCGTGCGTGCCACGCTGGTGGGCCTGACCCACGCGGGCGACCTGGCGGGCAGCGACATGGTTTCGCGCACCGGCAATTTCGGCACCGACACCCGGGTGCGCCACATCATCGGGCTGGACCCGGCGCGCCGCGGCGTGGCGGTGGCCGAGGTGGTCGAGCCCGGCATGCGCATGGCGTTCTGCCAGCGCAATGTGCAGGCCGCGCGCGCCGACCTCACCCGCATCTGCGCCGAGATCCGCGAGGAGCTCGAGCCCGAGGAAATGAGCCTGCCCGTGGCCGCCGCGCTGGCCGCGCCCGAGCCGCAGGCCCTGCCGCACCCGGCGCGGCGCATTGCCGGCGCCATCTACGTGAGCTGCGCCGGGCGCGGCGGGCCGCATTTTGGCGGGCCCAGCGCCGAGCTGCAGATCGTGCGGCGCGCGCTGGGCGACGTGCCGCTGGTGGGCTTCTTCGCCGGCGGCGAGATCGCTCGCCACCATGTGTATGGCTACACCGGTGTGCTCACCGTGTTCGCCGCCTGA
- a CDS encoding DUF535 family protein — protein MASISPNQVPGVWRGLVWALSARPAGGTSRRRLFMRMAWAWLRYHRVLKRWMAVAYEQHSRGLADDLPALFLRAVRPYVHRGLTVQDRAVQLIDHVDWQETALQPVALRQLVSGKPVVLVNLTPPRGYSCMRIQMRRAASHSPEGELLLSLSLQRDERVQVMQPLDVSTVAFSVFRVDGRSCLAIGGVRGQRHPVIRMSQVELSQLLHGWTAPVLMLRVMQELATFWELHLIGLDPVWHPAQSWDYMLSKRHREIARRVAESYTVLWDHFDAQFGPMGWMVLPQHSDDRLAATARSPEKRERQIKRADYWLRTSTQLRAEFRNVLQVPDPHARRNEGNTLQGGRFTGYDTRQQGDENSSVLDSAPVGLF, from the coding sequence ATGGCGTCCATCTCCCCCAACCAGGTTCCCGGCGTGTGGCGCGGGCTGGTCTGGGCGCTGTCCGCCCGGCCCGCTGGCGGCACCTCACGGCGAAGGCTGTTCATGCGCATGGCCTGGGCCTGGTTGCGCTATCACCGGGTCCTCAAGCGCTGGATGGCGGTGGCTTACGAGCAGCACTCGCGCGGGCTCGCGGACGACCTGCCGGCGCTGTTTCTGCGTGCGGTGCGGCCCTATGTGCACCGGGGCCTGACAGTGCAGGACCGCGCCGTGCAGCTCATCGACCATGTGGACTGGCAGGAGACGGCCTTGCAGCCTGTGGCGCTGCGCCAGCTCGTGTCGGGCAAGCCGGTCGTTCTGGTCAACCTGACTCCGCCGCGCGGCTATTCGTGCATGCGCATCCAGATGCGACGTGCCGCCAGCCACAGCCCTGAAGGCGAGTTGTTGCTCAGCCTGTCGCTGCAGCGCGACGAAAGGGTGCAGGTGATGCAGCCGCTGGATGTGTCCACCGTGGCCTTCAGCGTGTTCCGGGTGGACGGCCGGTCCTGCCTGGCGATCGGCGGCGTGCGGGGCCAGCGCCATCCGGTGATCCGGATGAGCCAGGTCGAACTCTCGCAATTGCTGCATGGCTGGACCGCGCCCGTGCTGATGTTGCGTGTGATGCAGGAACTGGCCACGTTCTGGGAACTGCACCTGATCGGCCTGGACCCGGTGTGGCACCCGGCGCAGAGCTGGGACTACATGTTGAGCAAACGTCACCGCGAGATTGCGCGGCGCGTGGCCGAGAGCTACACCGTGCTGTGGGATCACTTTGACGCACAGTTCGGGCCGATGGGATGGATGGTGCTGCCTCAGCACTCCGACGACCGGCTGGCCGCCACGGCGCGTTCACCGGAAAAACGGGAACGCCAGATCAAGCGCGCCGACTACTGGTTGCGCACCAGTACCCAGTTGCGCGCCGAGTTTCGCAATGTGCTGCAGGTGCCTGACCCCCACGCCCGCAGGAACGAGGGCAACACCCTTCAGGGCGGCCGCTTTACCGGCTACGACACGCGCCAGCAGGGTGACGAGAATTCCAGCGTGCTCGATTCCGCGCCGGTCGGCCTTTTCTAG
- a CDS encoding D-amino acid dehydrogenase, which produces MRVLVLGAGLLGVTSAYYLQQLGHEVTVVDRQATPAAETSFANGGQISVSHAEPWANPGAPLKVLQWLGQEDAPLLFRVRADLRQWLWGLQFLRECTPARTRHNIQQIVRLGTYSRDMLQQLRRDTGLAYAQRTQGILHFYTSAREFDAALKPAEQMRELGCERRVISADEAVQIEPALRAMRPRLAGATFTAEDESGDANRFARELVRLCEAAGVRFLMSHTITALREAGGSIEHVEATDPEGRFQRLRADAYVLAMGSVSPLLAAPLGVRLPIYPAKGYSVTMPVKDPAMAHQVSLTDDEYKLVFSRLTAVDAPGAAGTDRLRIAGTAELNGYDRDLNRVRCEAIVRRVEDIFPGAGDTTQAQFWTGLRPATPSNVPIIGRSKLPNLFLNTGHGTLGWTHACGSGKSIARIVSGMAPEVDFAFAG; this is translated from the coding sequence ATGCGAGTTCTTGTTCTTGGCGCCGGCCTGCTCGGCGTCACCTCGGCCTATTACCTCCAGCAACTCGGCCACGAGGTCACCGTGGTCGACCGGCAGGCCACGCCGGCCGCCGAAACCAGCTTTGCCAACGGCGGGCAGATCTCGGTCAGCCACGCCGAGCCCTGGGCCAACCCCGGCGCCCCGCTCAAGGTGCTGCAGTGGCTGGGCCAGGAAGATGCGCCCCTGCTGTTCCGCGTGCGGGCCGACCTGCGCCAGTGGCTCTGGGGCCTGCAGTTCCTGCGCGAATGCACGCCCGCGCGCACGCGCCACAACATCCAGCAGATCGTGCGGCTGGGCACCTACAGCCGCGACATGCTGCAGCAGCTGCGCCGCGACACCGGCCTGGCCTATGCGCAGCGCACCCAGGGCATCCTGCACTTCTACACCTCGGCCAGGGAGTTTGACGCCGCGCTCAAGCCGGCCGAGCAGATGCGCGAGCTGGGCTGCGAGCGCCGCGTGATCTCGGCCGACGAGGCCGTGCAGATCGAACCCGCGCTGCGCGCGATGCGGCCGCGGCTGGCCGGCGCCACCTTCACGGCCGAGGACGAGTCGGGCGACGCCAACCGCTTTGCGCGCGAGCTGGTGCGGCTGTGCGAGGCCGCCGGCGTGCGCTTCCTGATGAGCCACACCATCACCGCGCTGCGCGAAGCCGGTGGCAGCATCGAGCATGTGGAGGCCACCGACCCGGAGGGCCGCTTCCAGCGCCTGCGCGCGGATGCCTATGTGCTAGCCATGGGCTCGGTCAGCCCGCTGCTGGCCGCGCCGCTGGGAGTGCGCCTGCCCATCTACCCGGCCAAGGGCTATTCGGTCACCATGCCGGTCAAGGACCCGGCCATGGCCCACCAGGTGAGCCTGACCGATGACGAATACAAGCTGGTGTTCTCGCGCCTGACGGCCGTGGACGCCCCCGGGGCCGCGGGCACCGACCGGCTGCGCATTGCAGGCACGGCCGAGCTCAACGGCTACGACCGCGACCTGAACCGCGTGCGCTGCGAGGCCATCGTGCGGCGCGTGGAAGATATTTTTCCCGGGGCGGGTGACACCACGCAGGCCCAGTTCTGGACCGGCCTGCGCCCGGCCACGCCCAGCAATGTGCCCATCATCGGGCGCAGCAAGCTGCCCAACCTGTTCCTCAACACCGGGCACGGCACACTGGGCTGGACCCATGCCTGCGGCTCGGGCAAGTCGATCGCGCGCATCGTGAGCGGCATGGCGCCCGAGGTGGACTTTGCGTTTGCCGGCTAG
- a CDS encoding helix-turn-helix transcriptional regulator has protein sequence MSTTADLVTTLKKELKAAQMTYADLAQALGMAESSVKRMLAKGDMSLARVDAICRALKLDFAELARRVADAQPLLKELTAEQEKAVVADKKLLLCAICVLSQWTLEQIATAYRLSEAECIKYFAQLDRIGIIELRPLNRYRLKLAKTFRWRPHGAVMNYFRENALLDYFSGGFDGAGEGVLLVHGSVSRALAPSFLERMQRVAQDFAQQHQADQKLAEKDREGYTLLLAMRSWEFEAFAALRR, from the coding sequence ATGAGCACCACGGCCGACCTCGTCACCACCCTCAAGAAGGAACTCAAGGCCGCACAGATGACCTATGCCGACCTGGCGCAGGCGCTGGGCATGGCCGAGAGCAGCGTCAAGCGCATGCTGGCCAAGGGCGACATGTCGCTGGCGCGGGTGGACGCCATCTGCCGCGCCCTCAAGCTGGACTTTGCCGAGCTGGCCCGCCGCGTGGCCGACGCCCAGCCGCTGCTCAAGGAGCTCACGGCCGAGCAGGAAAAAGCCGTGGTGGCCGACAAGAAGCTGCTGCTGTGCGCCATCTGCGTGCTCAGCCAGTGGACGCTGGAGCAGATCGCCACCGCCTACCGCCTGAGCGAGGCCGAGTGCATCAAGTACTTTGCCCAGCTCGATCGCATCGGCATCATCGAGCTGCGCCCGCTCAACCGCTACCGGCTCAAGCTGGCCAAGACCTTCCGCTGGCGCCCGCATGGCGCGGTGATGAATTACTTCCGCGAGAACGCCCTGCTCGACTATTTCTCGGGCGGGTTTGATGGCGCCGGCGAAGGCGTGCTGCTGGTACATGGCTCGGTCAGCCGCGCGCTGGCGCCGAGTTTTCTGGAGCGCATGCAGCGCGTGGCGCAGGACTTTGCCCAGCAGCACCAGGCCGACCAGAAGCTGGCCGAGAAGGACCGCGAGGGCTACACCCTGCTGCTGGCCATGCGCAGCTGGGAGTTCGAGGCGTTCGCGGCGCTGCGCCGGTAG
- a CDS encoding MFS transporter yields the protein MTDMTAQAHGDEHPNQFALLRQRRFAPFFWTQFSGAANDNLFKFAFTVMVTYQLQISWLPPAMAGLVIGALFILPFLLFSATSGQLADKYDKRMLIVFVKRLEIVIMALAAFGFFSASVPLLLGCTFLMGVHSTLFGPVKFAYLPHHLGERELTGGNGMVEMGTFVAILLGNVAGGLIIAVPEIGAHHVGFACVGLAVLGRVVSHYIPASPATDPGLKINWNPFTETWRNLKLAHQNIVVFRSLLGISWMWFFGAVFLSQFPSFAKEVLHGNEQVASLLLVVFSIGIGTGSLLCEVLSRRHVEIGLVPLGAIGMSVFAIDLYFASRGLAAPQAIFTLSQFVAVPGHWRVMADLALLSLFAGLYSVPMYALIQLRAQPTHRARIIAANNILNALFMIGSSLIAGALLGAGLSIPQIFLLVGLANAVVAFYIFMLVPEYLLRFVAWVASRFVYRFKVRGDEHIPLEGAAILACNHVSFVDAVLLMAASPRPIYFVMDHRIFKLPVLGWLFRLAKAIPVASQKEDPAVYQAAFDRAAQVLRDGDLLAIFPEGGITRDGQLQPFKAGLLKILERAQADGVSAPVVPMALTNLWGSYFSRVEQGNAMVRPFRRGVFSRVGLNVGEAVAAEKVEMEGLRGRVASLATASHVQ from the coding sequence ATGACGGACATGACCGCCCAGGCGCACGGCGACGAGCACCCCAACCAGTTCGCCCTGCTCAGGCAACGCCGCTTTGCGCCGTTTTTCTGGACGCAGTTCTCGGGCGCGGCCAACGACAACCTGTTCAAGTTCGCGTTCACGGTGATGGTGACCTACCAGCTGCAGATCAGCTGGCTGCCGCCGGCCATGGCGGGACTGGTGATCGGCGCGCTGTTCATCCTGCCCTTTTTGCTGTTCAGCGCCACCAGCGGCCAGCTGGCTGACAAGTACGACAAGCGCATGCTCATCGTGTTTGTGAAGCGGCTGGAGATCGTGATCATGGCGCTGGCGGCGTTTGGCTTCTTCAGCGCCAGCGTGCCCCTGCTGCTGGGCTGCACCTTCCTGATGGGCGTGCACTCCACGCTGTTTGGCCCGGTCAAGTTTGCCTACCTGCCGCACCACCTGGGCGAGCGCGAGCTCACCGGCGGCAACGGCATGGTCGAGATGGGCACCTTCGTGGCCATCCTGCTGGGCAACGTCGCGGGCGGGCTGATCATTGCCGTGCCCGAGATCGGCGCGCACCACGTGGGCTTTGCCTGCGTGGGGCTGGCCGTGCTGGGGCGCGTGGTGTCGCACTACATTCCGGCGTCACCGGCGACCGACCCGGGCCTGAAGATCAACTGGAACCCGTTCACCGAAACCTGGCGCAACCTCAAGCTCGCGCACCAGAACATCGTGGTGTTCCGCTCGCTGCTGGGCATCAGCTGGATGTGGTTTTTTGGCGCCGTGTTTCTGAGCCAGTTCCCCAGCTTTGCCAAAGAGGTGTTGCACGGCAACGAGCAGGTGGCCTCGCTGCTGCTGGTGGTGTTCTCGATCGGCATTGGCACGGGCTCGCTGCTGTGCGAGGTGCTGAGCCGCCGCCATGTGGAAATCGGCCTGGTGCCGCTGGGTGCCATCGGCATGAGCGTGTTTGCGATCGACCTGTACTTTGCCTCGCGCGGGCTGGCCGCGCCGCAGGCCATCTTCACGCTGAGCCAGTTCGTGGCCGTGCCCGGGCACTGGCGCGTGATGGCCGACCTGGCCCTGCTGAGCCTGTTTGCGGGCCTGTACAGCGTGCCCATGTACGCCTTGATCCAGCTGCGCGCCCAGCCCACGCACCGCGCGCGCATCATCGCGGCCAACAACATCCTCAACGCGCTGTTCATGATTGGCAGCAGCCTGATCGCCGGGGCGCTGCTGGGCGCGGGCCTGAGCATTCCGCAGATCTTTTTGCTGGTGGGCCTGGCCAATGCCGTGGTGGCCTTCTATATCTTCATGCTGGTGCCCGAGTACCTGCTGCGCTTTGTGGCCTGGGTCGCGTCGCGCTTTGTCTACCGCTTCAAGGTGCGGGGCGATGAGCACATCCCGCTCGAGGGCGCGGCCATCCTGGCCTGCAACCATGTGAGCTTTGTCGACGCCGTGCTGCTCATGGCCGCCAGCCCCCGGCCCATCTACTTTGTGATGGACCACCGCATCTTCAAGCTGCCGGTGCTGGGCTGGCTGTTCAGGCTGGCCAAGGCCATCCCCGTGGCATCGCAAAAGGAAGACCCGGCGGTGTACCAGGCCGCCTTTGACCGCGCGGCCCAGGTGCTGCGCGACGGCGACCTGCTGGCCATCTTCCCCGAAGGCGGCATCACCAGGGACGGGCAGTTGCAGCCCTTCAAGGCCGGCCTGCTGAAGATCCTGGAGCGCGCCCAGGCCGACGGCGTGAGCGCACCCGTCGTCCCCATGGCGCTGACCAACCTGTGGGGCAGCTACTTCAGCCGCGTGGAACAGGGCAATGCCATGGTGCGGCCGTTTCGCCGCGGCGTGTTCAGCCGCGTGGGGCTGAATGTGGGGGAGGCGGTGGCGGCTGAAAAGGTGGAGATGGAGGGGCTGCGGGGGCGGGTGGCGAGTCTAGCCACTGCCAGTCATGTTCAATGA
- a CDS encoding DUF2145 domain-containing protein produces the protein MKLIQRVAVWLAALMLAGAAHAGRPCEAGKPTAQTIVQGLTLAERTLKALDAEYARSGTQVVVLARAGQDLGKYGLHWSHLGFAYRTPEGAWRVLHKLNQCGTAESAIYRQGLGEFFLDDLWRYEAAWVVPAPPVQARLLPLLLDEPRALRLHRKPYSIVSYAWGQRYQQSNQWAIETLAAAMDPTISTRDAAQAWLKFKGYQPTPLRLGPLTRLGGRLGAANVAFDDHPPAKRFSDRIETVTVDSVFAWLPRAGLAGVPARLAVQ, from the coding sequence ATGAAGCTCATCCAACGGGTGGCGGTGTGGCTCGCGGCCCTGATGCTCGCGGGGGCTGCGCACGCGGGCCGCCCCTGCGAGGCGGGAAAGCCCACGGCGCAGACCATCGTGCAGGGCCTGACGCTGGCCGAACGCACGCTGAAGGCGCTGGACGCCGAATACGCACGCTCGGGTACCCAAGTGGTGGTGCTGGCCCGGGCTGGCCAAGACCTCGGCAAGTATGGCCTGCACTGGTCACACCTGGGCTTTGCCTACAGGACGCCCGAGGGCGCGTGGCGTGTGCTGCACAAGCTCAACCAGTGCGGCACGGCCGAGTCCGCGATCTACCGCCAGGGGCTGGGCGAATTCTTTCTGGATGATCTGTGGCGCTACGAGGCCGCCTGGGTGGTGCCCGCGCCGCCGGTGCAGGCGCGGCTGCTGCCGCTGCTGCTGGATGAGCCGCGCGCGCTGCGCCTACATCGCAAGCCTTACAGCATCGTGAGCTATGCGTGGGGCCAGCGTTACCAGCAGTCCAATCAGTGGGCCATCGAGACGCTGGCCGCCGCGATGGATCCGACCATCAGCACGCGCGACGCCGCCCAGGCCTGGCTGAAGTTCAAGGGCTACCAGCCCACCCCGCTCAGGCTGGGGCCGCTCACGCGGCTGGGCGGGCGGCTGGGCGCCGCCAATGTGGCGTTTGACGACCACCCGCCGGCCAAGCGCTTCAGCGACCGCATCGAGACCGTGACCGTGGACTCGGTGTTTGCCTGGTTGCCGCGCGCGGGTCTGGCAGGGGTTCCGGCCCGTTTGGCCGTCCAGTAG
- a CDS encoding serine endopeptidase: MSKSLRLSEKWFRRGLWLVALVFAGFLIGLGGTVVGDLPKVEKRLLLDDFIDQPAASQLRADIKAANRANEEARSALEQARLKLQVARSDSAAARETFNNWLATRRATQLAAQDPELIERTRALDGLKQAERTAQSAVEQQEQRALDARQAEARARRTLGELERDAQQRLNAEARKTELRVFLYRLALTLPLLAVAGWLFVKKRKGTYWPFVWGFIFFALFAFFVELVPYLPSYGGYVRYIVGIGVTALVGRYAILALNRYLERQKQAELLPDAQRREELSYDVALARLAKGVCPGCERPVDLKNEAIDFCPHCGIGLHDHCGHCGTRKNAFSRFCHACGSSAGEALVPPPSTSATEGVQA, from the coding sequence TTGAGCAAATCCCTGCGTCTGTCTGAAAAATGGTTCCGCCGCGGCCTCTGGCTGGTGGCGCTGGTGTTTGCCGGTTTCCTGATCGGGCTGGGCGGCACCGTGGTGGGGGACCTGCCCAAGGTCGAGAAACGCCTGCTGCTCGATGACTTCATCGACCAACCTGCGGCCAGCCAGTTGCGCGCCGACATCAAGGCCGCCAACCGCGCCAACGAGGAGGCGCGCTCCGCGCTGGAGCAGGCGCGGCTGAAGCTGCAGGTGGCCCGTTCCGATTCGGCGGCGGCCCGCGAGACCTTCAACAACTGGCTGGCCACGCGGCGCGCGACCCAGCTGGCCGCGCAGGACCCGGAGCTGATCGAGCGCACCCGCGCGCTCGACGGCCTCAAGCAGGCCGAGCGAACGGCCCAGTCGGCCGTGGAGCAGCAGGAGCAGCGCGCGCTGGATGCGCGCCAGGCCGAGGCCAGGGCCCGGCGCACCCTGGGCGAGCTGGAACGCGACGCGCAGCAGCGGCTCAACGCCGAGGCGCGCAAGACCGAGCTGCGGGTGTTCCTGTACCGCCTTGCGCTCACGCTGCCGCTGCTGGCGGTGGCGGGCTGGCTGTTCGTGAAGAAGCGCAAGGGCACTTACTGGCCGTTTGTGTGGGGCTTCATCTTCTTCGCGCTGTTTGCGTTCTTTGTGGAACTGGTGCCCTACCTGCCCAGCTATGGCGGCTATGTGCGCTACATCGTGGGCATTGGCGTGACGGCGCTGGTGGGGCGCTATGCCATCCTGGCGCTCAACCGCTACCTGGAGCGGCAAAAGCAGGCCGAACTGCTGCCCGATGCCCAGCGCCGCGAGGAGCTGAGCTACGACGTGGCGCTGGCCCGGCTGGCCAAGGGCGTATGCCCGGGCTGCGAGCGGCCTGTGGACCTCAAGAACGAGGCCATCGATTTCTGTCCGCACTGCGGCATTGGCCTGCATGACCATTGCGGCCATTGCGGCACGCGCAAAAATGCCTTTTCGCGGTTTTGCCACGCCTGCGGCAGCAGCGCCGGCGAGGCCCTGGTGCCACCCCCATCCACCTCTGCAACGGAAGGAGTCCAGGCGTGA
- a CDS encoding distant relative of cell wall-associated hydrolase, with protein MNRLLAQIAVCCAAASLAGCATDLNTGATPGKPVLGIQDKALNPANGGQLVQAADLRQGDIILTADNGVNSMGIRLLTLSPVSHAALYLGDASVVEAVGAGIRRRKLTDLVAEEATVVAFRHPAVTEAHADRMEAFVAEHIGRKYNYVGVMLQAPFAVERRVCELPLVPGLVRDFCIRGIAAVQLGLGRNDQFFCSQLVLEAFRNAGLPLTDADPRLITPDDLLHMREGDVPSIRIHQTLQYVGHLKAPPVVVAATAAGS; from the coding sequence ATGAACCGCTTGCTCGCTCAAATTGCTGTCTGCTGCGCCGCCGCATCCCTGGCAGGCTGCGCAACCGACCTGAACACCGGAGCAACGCCGGGCAAGCCCGTGCTGGGCATCCAGGACAAGGCGCTCAACCCGGCCAATGGCGGGCAACTTGTGCAGGCAGCCGACCTGCGGCAGGGCGACATCATCCTCACGGCCGACAACGGCGTCAATTCAATGGGCATCCGACTGCTGACCCTGTCCCCCGTCAGCCACGCGGCCCTTTATCTGGGCGATGCCTCGGTGGTGGAAGCAGTCGGAGCAGGCATCCGCCGCCGCAAGCTCACGGATCTGGTGGCCGAGGAGGCCACCGTCGTCGCGTTCAGGCATCCCGCGGTCACCGAGGCGCACGCGGATCGGATGGAAGCCTTTGTGGCAGAGCACATCGGCCGCAAATACAACTACGTGGGCGTGATGTTGCAGGCGCCTTTCGCGGTCGAGCGCCGCGTGTGCGAGCTGCCGCTGGTGCCGGGGCTGGTGCGGGACTTCTGCATCCGGGGCATTGCGGCCGTCCAGCTGGGGCTGGGCCGCAATGACCAGTTCTTCTGTTCGCAACTGGTGCTCGAGGCCTTTCGCAACGCGGGGCTGCCCTTGACCGATGCGGACCCCCGCCTCATCACCCCGGATGACCTGCTGCACATGCGCGAGGGCGACGTGCCCTCGATCCGGATTCACCAGACACTGCAGTACGTCGGGCACCTGAAGGCGCCCCCGGTGGTGGTTGCCGCCACCGCGGCCGGAAGCTGA
- the tgt gene encoding tRNA guanosine(34) transglycosylase Tgt produces the protein MLKFDLLKTEGLARRGTLTLNHGVVQTPIFMPVGTYGTVKGVMPRSLEEMGAQIILGNTFHLWMRPGLDVMAQFGGLHAFEKWSKPILTDSGGFQVWSLGEMRKISEEGVKFASPVNGDKLFLTPEISMQIQTTLNSDIVMQFDECTPYEVKGHITTEREARSSMELSLRWARRCQAEFARLENPNALFGIVQGGMFENLREESLARLVEMDFPGYAVGGVSVGEPKDEMLRIMAHTPHRLPAHKPRYLMGVGTPEDLVAGVEAGVDMFDCVMPTRNARNGTLFTRYGDLKIRNARHKSDPQPLDPSCTCHACAGTAALAWNDGGREGFSRAYLHHLDRCGEMLGPMLATIHNLHYYLNLMREIREALDAGTFTAFAHQFRQDRARGI, from the coding sequence ATGCTGAAGTTCGACCTGCTCAAGACCGAGGGCCTGGCCCGCCGCGGCACGCTCACCCTCAACCACGGCGTGGTGCAAACGCCCATCTTCATGCCTGTGGGTACCTATGGCACGGTCAAGGGCGTGATGCCGCGCAGCCTGGAAGAGATGGGTGCGCAGATCATTCTGGGCAACACCTTTCACCTGTGGATGCGCCCCGGGCTGGACGTGATGGCGCAGTTCGGCGGGCTGCATGCGTTTGAAAAATGGAGCAAGCCCATCCTCACGGACAGCGGCGGCTTCCAGGTGTGGAGCCTGGGCGAGATGCGCAAGATCTCGGAGGAAGGGGTGAAGTTCGCCAGCCCCGTGAACGGTGACAAGCTGTTCCTCACGCCCGAGATCAGCATGCAGATCCAGACCACGCTGAACAGTGACATCGTCATGCAGTTTGACGAATGCACGCCTTACGAGGTCAAGGGCCACATCACCACCGAGCGCGAGGCCCGCAGTTCCATGGAACTGAGCCTGCGCTGGGCCCGGCGCTGCCAGGCTGAATTTGCGCGACTGGAGAACCCCAATGCGCTGTTCGGCATCGTGCAGGGCGGCATGTTCGAGAACCTGCGCGAAGAGTCGCTGGCCCGGCTGGTGGAGATGGACTTCCCTGGCTACGCCGTGGGCGGCGTCAGCGTGGGCGAGCCCAAGGACGAGATGCTGCGCATCATGGCTCACACACCGCACCGCCTGCCGGCCCACAAGCCACGCTACCTGATGGGTGTGGGTACCCCCGAAGACCTGGTGGCCGGGGTGGAAGCCGGCGTGGACATGTTTGACTGCGTGATGCCCACGCGCAACGCGCGCAACGGCACGCTGTTCACCCGCTACGGCGACCTGAAGATCCGCAACGCGCGCCACAAGAGCGACCCGCAGCCACTGGACCCGAGCTGCACCTGCCACGCCTGCGCAGGCACCGCCGCCCTGGCGTGGAACGATGGCGGCCGCGAAGGCTTCAGCCGCGCCTACCTGCACCACCTGGACCGCTGCGGCGAGATGCTGGGCCCCATGCTGGCCACCATCCACAACCTGCACTACTACCTGAACCTGATGCGCGAGATCCGCGAGGCGCTGGATGCGGGTACGTTTACCGCATTCGCCCACCAGTTCCGCCAGGACCGCGCGCGCGGCATCTGA